Below is a genomic region from Pan troglodytes isolate AG18354 chromosome X, NHGRI_mPanTro3-v2.0_pri, whole genome shotgun sequence.
AAGTAGGTGTGGCCTTAGAAGCAATGCGACTCCCTACCGCAAAATCCTAGCCACTAAAATATGAAATTCTATCATCGGTGGGTCATTTGTTTAAGGTAAGCATTTCTTTTCTCTAAGACActcttttaaagttaaaatttccCCAGGAAAGAGAACACATTCAGTCCCTAAAATTTCCAGGAATTGGTTCCCCTATAACTTTTTGAGCCCCTTACTAAATGCCAAGCAATTTATATGTAATCATTTTATGTTATTGTTTCATAACAACAATCTTTTGAGATATATATTGTTATAATCTTGATTTTAGATGCAGAAAATGAAGagtaaagaggttaagtaactacCAGAGGTTATGTACACATAACTAGCAGAGGCAGAATTCGAACCCCAGCTATGCCTCCCTTACTCTTTCAGCCCTACACCAATGCCATGAGGCTCCATGTAATAAAAATAGGCTTACTTTAATCAGTCGCAAAATTTCTGGGCAGTCTCCAGCCTCTGCACGTCTTATTTGAAAGTAATCCATGCTTGTTTGCCTCATGCCCATTTGGCTCACACTTGGTTGGCTCCTGCCTGGTTGACTCAGGCCTGGTTGGCTCAGCACTAATTGGTTCAGGTCTTGTTGGCTCAGGCCTGGCTGACTCGGCCCCGGTTCCCATATGCCTGGTTGGCCCCTGCctggatggctcatgcctgtttgGTTCTTACTTGATTGGCTAGTGCCTGGTTGTCTCATGCCTTGTTGGCTGGGGACttgctggctcatgcctggtTGCCACATGCCTGGTGGACTCTTGTTTGGTTGCCTCGGGGCTGGTTGGCTCAGGCCTGTTTGCCATGTGCCtggttggctcatgcctatttgGCTTGTGCCTGATTGGCTGGTGCCTACTTGTCTCATGCTTGGTTGGCTCCCACCTGACTGTCTCATGTCTAGTTGCCACATCACTGGTTGGCTTATACCTGATTGGTTTGTGCCTGCTTGGCTCGTGCTTGATTGTCTGGGGCCTGATTGGCTTGGGCCTCGTTGCGATGGACCTGGTTGGCTTATGCTTGCTTCACTCCGGACTAGTTGGCTCAGGCTTTGTGGCCACATGCCTGGTTGGCTCCTACCTAATTGCCATGTGTCTGGTTGTTTCATGCCAGGTTGGTTTATGTCTGGTAGGTTTGTACCTGATTGCCTCATGCCAGCTTGGCTCATGCTTGGTTGTTTCATGTCCACTTGGTTCATTTCATATAGGCTTGCACTCCGTTGGTTCATGTCCATTTGGTTCATACCAAGTGAGTTTGTGCTTGGCTGGTTTATGCCTGCTTGGTTCGAGTCTGATAAACTTGATTGGTTCGTGCCTGATTGGTTCATGCCCAGTTGATTCCTGCTTTGTTGACTAAGGATGGGGTGGCAGATGATGGGTTGGCAGACAACTGATTGGCTGATGACTAACTGTCTTGATGGAACAGGATCCCTTAACTGTGCTGTGGTGGGAGGTTGTTGGCTGTTCCCAGTCCTTCTCAATTTGATTCGCCCACTTTGAGATACCCCTCTATCAAGGTGGGAATTGGAAAAAGAGAGGAGCACCTCAGGAAGATTATTAATGCCTCCGGTTTGCTGGAGTTGACTTCACCAGCGACCACAGCTGCAAGCTTGGCTGAGTTTCAGGTTGTCATCTGGCCTTTCCCTGCCAA
It encodes:
- the SATL1 gene encoding spermidine/spermine N(1)-acetyltransferase-like protein 1 isoform X1; the encoded protein is MNQSGTNQSSLSDSNQAGINQPSTNSLGMNQMDMNQRSASLYEMNQVDMKQPSMSQAGMRQSGTNLPDINQPGMKQPDTWQLGRSQPGMWPQSLSQLVRSEASISQPGPSQRGPSQSGPRQSSTSQAGTNQSGISQPVMWQLDMRQSGGSQPSMRQVGTSQSGTSQIGMSQPGTWQTGLSQPAPRQPNKSPPGMWQPGMSQQVPSQQGMRQPGTSQSSKNQTGMSHPGRGQPGIWEPGPSQPGLSQQDLNQLVLSQPGLSQPGRSQPSVSQMGMRQTSMDYFQIRRAEAGDCPEILRLIKELAACENMLDAMELTAADLLRDGFGDNPLFYCLIAEVNDQQKPSGKLTVGFAMYYFTYDSWTGKVLYLEDFYVTQAYQGLGIGAEMLKRLSQIAITTQCNCMHFLVVIWNQASINYYTSRGALDLSSEDGWHLFRFNREELLDMAWEE
- the SATL1 gene encoding spermidine/spermine N(1)-acetyltransferase-like protein 1 isoform X2, with amino-acid sequence MNQSGTNQSSLSDSNQAGINQPSTNSLGMNQMDMNQRSASLYEMNQVDMKQPSMSQAGMRQSGTNLPDINQPGMKQPDTWQLGRSQPGMWPQSLSQLVRSEASISQPGPSQRGPSQSGPRQSSTSQAGTNQSGISQPVMWQLDMRQSGGSQPSMRQVGTSQSGTSQIGMSQPGTWQTGLSQPAPRQPNKSPPGMWQPGMSQQVPSQQGMRQPGTSQSSKNQTGMSHPGRGQPGIWEPGPSQPGLSQQDLNQLVLSQPGLSQPGRSQPSVSQMGMRQTSMDYFQIRRAEAGDCPEILRLIKELAACENMLDAMELTAADLLRDGFGDNPLFYCLIAEVNDQQKPSGKLTVGFAMYYFTYDSWTGKVLYLEDFYVTQAYQDSHHNSM